A single genomic interval of Asterias amurensis chromosome 1, ASM3211899v1 harbors:
- the LOC139944941 gene encoding pancreatic lipase-related protein 2-like → MMLTLLLGACLLCLHAVAAEEVCYDDLGCFSNDAPYDVFFNFPPKTPDEINTEFLLYTRLNPSLYMKIDRNNPSSLRSSTFSGSRKTVFIIHGYTEKGSRSEWMKTLKDKLLSLENLNVFVIDWVNGARDLYGKSVQNTRVVGRVIGRTMQFLNTETGAQFDRMHLIGHSLGAHISGFAGAFQPGIGRISGLDPAGPNFSLNDPSCRLDPTDAIFVDVIHTDAEAIGAGIVQVVGHMDFYPNGGKEQPECPANVDEMIMDPSEASCSHIRVLDLYIDSLDESQCALTGYPCSSWDKFLNGKCNGCGWSGCPTMGYRADSSSASGTFYLTTGSKSPFCQV, encoded by the exons ATGATGTTAACTCTACTTTTGGGAGCTTGTCTTCTGTGCTTGCATGCAG TTGCTGCTGAGGAGGTTTGCTATGACGATCTGGGATGCTTTTCAAACGACGCGCCATACGATGTGTTCTTCAATTTTCCGCCCAAAACGCCTGATGAAATCAACACCGAGTTTTTACTTTATACTCGACTCAACCCGTCTCTATACATGAAG ATTGACCGAAACAACCCGTCGTCACTGCGGTCCTCGACCTTCAGTGGTTCAAGGAAAACAGTTTTTATTATCCACGGCTACACTGAGAAAGGATCTCGATCGGAATGGATGAAGACTCTCAAAGATAAACTTCTAAGTTTA GAAAACTTGAACGTGTTTGTAATTGACTGGGTGAATGGAGCCAGAGACCTATACGGTAAATCGGTGCAAAACACCCGTGTAGTCGGCCGCGTAATCGGGAGGACCATGCAGTTCTTGAACACCGAGACCGGGGCACAATTTGACCGTATGCATCTGATTGGACACAGTCTTGGGGCACATATTTCTGGTTTCGCAGGAGCCTTCCAGCCTGGAATTGGACGAATAAGTG gTCTTGACCCAGCCGGACCCAACTTTTCTCTTAACGACCCCTCATGTCGCCTGGATCCAACCGACGCCATCTTTGTTGACGTCATCCATACTGACGCAGAGGCCATTGGTGCCGGTATCGTGCAAGTT gTTGGGCATATGGATTTCTACCCTAACGGTGGCAAAGAGCAACCAGAGTGTCCTGCCAACGTTGATGAAATGATCA TGGATCCATCCGAAGCGAGTTGCAGTCACATCCGTGTACTCGACCTATACATTGACAGCCTAGACGAGTCGCAGTGCGCCCTCACCGGCTATCCGTGCAGTAGCTGGGATAAGTTTCTGAATGGTAAATGTAATGGTTGCGGTTGGTCTGGCTGTCCAACAATGGGCTACAGGGCAGATTCATCTTCAGCATCCGGGACCTTCTACCTGACAACTGGCTCAAAGTCACCGTTCTGTCAAGTTTAg